Proteins encoded together in one Kitasatospora albolonga window:
- a CDS encoding 30S ribosomal protein S4: MPNQSRPKVKKSRALGIALTPKAVKYFEARPYPPGEHGRGRKQNSDYKVRLLEKQRLRAQYDISERQMARAYDRAKKAEGKTGEALVVELERRLDALVLRSGIARTIYQARQMVVHGHIEVNGGKVDKPSFRVRPDDIVQVRERSRSKVPFQVAREGGYDTEGETPRYLQVNLKALAFRLDRDPNRKEIPVICDEQLVVEYYAR; this comes from the coding sequence GTGCCTAACCAGTCGCGTCCCAAGGTCAAGAAGTCGCGTGCCCTCGGCATCGCCCTGACGCCCAAGGCTGTCAAGTACTTCGAAGCGCGTCCGTACCCGCCGGGCGAGCACGGCCGTGGCCGCAAGCAGAACTCGGACTACAAGGTCCGTCTGCTGGAGAAGCAGCGCCTGCGTGCGCAGTACGACATCAGCGAGCGCCAGATGGCGCGCGCCTACGACCGCGCCAAGAAGGCCGAGGGCAAGACGGGCGAGGCGCTGGTCGTCGAGCTCGAGCGCCGCCTCGACGCCCTGGTCCTGCGTTCGGGCATCGCCCGCACCATCTACCAGGCCCGCCAGATGGTCGTCCACGGCCACATCGAGGTCAACGGCGGCAAGGTCGACAAGCCGTCCTTCCGCGTGCGCCCGGACGACATCGTCCAGGTCCGCGAGCGCAGCCGCTCCAAGGTCCCCTTCCAGGTGGCCCGCGAGGGTGGTTACGACACCGAGGGCGAGACCCCGCGCTACCTCCAGGTGAACCTGAAGGCCCTGGCCTTCCGCCTGGACCGGGACCCGAACCGCAAGGAGATCCCGGTGATCTGCGACGAGCAGCTCGTCGTCGAGTACTACGCCCGCTGA
- a CDS encoding 3-dehydroquinate synthase, with protein sequence MSGPLVVLVGPMGVGKSTVGELLAARLGTTYRDTDADVVAEAGKPIAEIFYDEGEDHFRALERRAVAAAVTGHTGVLSLGGGAVLDGTTRELLAGRPVVYLSMDVEEAVRRVGLGAARPLLAVNPRRQWRELMDARRHLYEEVARAVVATDDRTPEEVAQAIIDALELPEGDAAPGVEITGMTQQAPTRIQVAGSAGSDPYEVLVGHQLLGELPQLIGDRAKRVAVLHPEALAETGEAVREDLADQGYEAIAIQLPNAEEAKTVEVAAYCWKALGQTGFTRTDVIVGIGGGATTDVAGFVAASWLRGVRWIAIPTTVLGMVDAAVGGKTGINTAEGKNLVGAFHPPAGVLCDLAALESLPVNDYVSGMAEIIKAGFIADPAILDLIEADPEAARTPAGPHTAELIERSIRVKAEVVSSDLKESGLREILNYGHTLGHAIEKNERYKWRHGAAVSIGMVFAAELGRLAGRLDDATADRHRTILESVGLPLTYRGDQWPKLLENMKVDKKSRGDLLRFIVLDALGKPTVLEGPDPAVLLAAYGEVSA encoded by the coding sequence ATGAGCGGCCCCCTGGTCGTCCTCGTCGGCCCGATGGGCGTCGGCAAGTCCACCGTCGGCGAACTGCTCGCCGCCCGGCTGGGCACCACCTACCGGGACACCGACGCGGACGTCGTCGCCGAGGCGGGCAAGCCGATCGCGGAGATCTTCTACGACGAGGGCGAGGACCACTTCCGCGCCCTGGAGCGCAGGGCCGTCGCCGCGGCCGTCACCGGGCACACGGGCGTCCTCTCCCTCGGCGGCGGGGCCGTCCTGGACGGGACGACCAGGGAACTGCTGGCCGGCCGGCCGGTCGTCTACCTCTCCATGGACGTGGAGGAGGCGGTCCGCCGGGTCGGTCTCGGCGCAGCCCGCCCGCTCCTCGCGGTCAACCCGCGCCGGCAGTGGCGCGAGCTGATGGACGCCCGCCGCCACCTCTACGAAGAGGTGGCCCGTGCGGTCGTCGCCACCGACGACCGCACCCCCGAAGAGGTCGCCCAGGCGATCATCGACGCACTGGAACTGCCGGAGGGCGACGCGGCCCCCGGCGTGGAGATCACCGGCATGACGCAGCAGGCCCCCACCCGTATCCAGGTCGCAGGCTCGGCGGGCTCCGACCCGTACGAGGTCCTCGTCGGCCACCAGCTCCTCGGCGAGCTGCCCCAGCTCATCGGCGACCGCGCGAAGCGGGTCGCCGTCCTGCACCCCGAGGCGCTCGCCGAGACCGGTGAGGCGGTCCGTGAGGACCTCGCCGACCAGGGGTACGAGGCCATCGCCATCCAGCTGCCGAACGCGGAGGAGGCCAAGACCGTCGAGGTCGCCGCCTACTGCTGGAAGGCGCTCGGCCAGACCGGCTTCACCCGCACCGACGTCATCGTCGGCATCGGTGGCGGCGCCACCACGGACGTCGCCGGGTTCGTCGCGGCCAGCTGGCTGCGCGGGGTGCGCTGGATCGCGATCCCCACCACCGTGCTCGGCATGGTCGACGCGGCCGTCGGCGGCAAGACCGGCATCAACACCGCCGAGGGCAAGAACCTGGTCGGCGCCTTCCACCCGCCCGCAGGCGTCCTCTGCGACCTCGCCGCGCTGGAGTCGCTGCCGGTCAACGACTACGTCTCCGGTATGGCCGAGATCATCAAGGCCGGGTTCATCGCCGACCCGGCCATCCTCGACCTGATCGAGGCCGACCCGGAGGCCGCCCGTACGCCCGCCGGACCGCACACCGCCGAGCTGATCGAGCGCTCCATCCGGGTCAAGGCCGAGGTCGTCTCCAGCGACCTCAAGGAGTCCGGCCTCCGCGAGATCCTCAACTACGGCCACACGCTGGGCCACGCCATCGAGAAGAACGAGCGCTACAAGTGGCGCCACGGGGCCGCCGTCTCCATCGGCATGGTCTTCGCCGCCGAGCTGGGCCGCCTCGCCGGACGCCTCGACGACGCCACCGCCGACCGGCACCGGACGATCCTGGAGTCGGTGGGCCTGCCGCTCACCTACCGGGGCGACCAGTGGCCCAAGCTGCTGGAGAACATGAAGGTCGACAAGAAGTCCCGCGGCGACCTCCTGCGCTTCATCGTCCTGGACGCCCTCGGCAAGCCCACCGTCCTGGAGGGCCCCGACCCGGCCGTGCTGCTCGCCGCCTACGGGGAGGTCTCCGCGTGA
- a CDS encoding Holliday junction resolvase RuvX yields MTDGMTQMRRGRRLAVDVGDARIGVASCDPDGILATPVETVPGRDVPAAHRRLVAIVEEYEPIEVILGLPRSLGGGEGPAAAKVRDFAQAFARSIAPVPVRLVDERMTTVTAAQGMRASGVKSKKGRSVIDQAAAVVILQNALESERASGNPPGEGVEVVV; encoded by the coding sequence GTGACGGACGGGATGACACAGATGCGCCGCGGACGACGGCTCGCCGTCGATGTCGGGGACGCCCGGATCGGGGTCGCCTCGTGCGACCCCGACGGCATCCTGGCCACGCCGGTGGAGACCGTGCCGGGACGCGATGTCCCGGCCGCCCACCGGCGGCTGGTGGCCATCGTCGAGGAGTACGAGCCGATCGAGGTCATCCTCGGCCTGCCGCGTTCCCTCGGCGGTGGCGAGGGCCCGGCGGCAGCCAAGGTCCGCGACTTCGCCCAGGCGTTCGCCCGTTCGATCGCACCCGTTCCGGTGCGGCTGGTGGACGAGAGGATGACCACAGTGACGGCCGCTCAGGGCATGCGTGCCTCGGGCGTGAAGTCCAAGAAGGGCCGATCTGTCATCGACCAGGCTGCCGCTGTGGTGATCCTTCAGAACGCTCTGGAGTCCGAACGGGCGTCAGGCAATCCGCCGGGCGAGGGCGTCGAAGTGGTTGTCTGA
- a CDS encoding chorismate synthase: MSRLRWLTAGESHGPALVATLEGLPAGVPVTTEMVAEALARRRLGYGRGARMKFEQDEVTFLGGVRHGLTMGSPVAVMVGNTEWPKWEQVMSADPVDPDVLAESARNAPLTRPRPGHADLAGMQKYGFDEARPVLERASARETAARVALGAVARSYLKETAGIEIVSHVVELAAAKAPYGVLPVPADVDKLDADPVRCLDADASKAMVAEIDQAHKDGDTLGGVVEVLAYGVPVGLGSHVHWDRRLDARLAAALMGIQAIKGVEVGDGFELARVPGSQAHDEIVATEDGIRRTSGRSGGTEGGLTTGELLRVRAAMKPIATVPRALATVDVVTGEAAKAHHQRSDVCAVPAAGIVAEAMVALVLADAVAEKFGGDSVAETHRNVQSYLDHLQIR; the protein is encoded by the coding sequence TTGAGCAGGTTGCGCTGGCTGACGGCGGGGGAGTCCCACGGCCCCGCACTGGTGGCGACGCTGGAGGGTCTTCCCGCCGGTGTCCCGGTCACCACGGAGATGGTGGCGGAGGCGCTCGCCCGGCGACGGCTCGGTTACGGCCGCGGTGCGCGGATGAAGTTCGAGCAGGACGAGGTCACCTTCCTCGGCGGCGTACGGCACGGCCTCACCATGGGCTCCCCGGTCGCCGTCATGGTCGGCAACACCGAGTGGCCCAAGTGGGAGCAGGTCATGTCGGCCGACCCGGTCGACCCCGACGTGCTGGCCGAATCGGCCCGTAACGCCCCGCTGACCCGGCCCCGCCCCGGCCACGCCGACCTGGCCGGGATGCAGAAGTACGGCTTCGACGAGGCCCGGCCGGTCCTGGAGCGCGCCAGCGCCCGGGAGACCGCCGCCCGCGTCGCCCTCGGCGCCGTCGCCCGCTCCTACCTCAAGGAGACCGCGGGCATCGAGATCGTCAGCCATGTCGTCGAACTGGCCGCCGCGAAGGCGCCGTACGGTGTCCTCCCGGTCCCCGCCGATGTCGACAAGCTGGACGCCGACCCGGTCCGCTGCCTGGACGCCGACGCCTCCAAGGCGATGGTGGCCGAGATCGACCAGGCCCACAAGGACGGCGACACCCTCGGCGGGGTCGTCGAGGTGCTCGCGTACGGCGTGCCCGTCGGGCTCGGCTCGCACGTCCACTGGGACCGCCGTCTGGACGCCCGGCTCGCCGCCGCGCTCATGGGCATCCAGGCCATCAAGGGCGTCGAGGTCGGCGACGGCTTCGAGCTGGCCCGGGTCCCCGGCTCCCAGGCGCACGACGAGATCGTCGCCACCGAGGACGGCATCCGGCGCACCTCCGGCCGCTCCGGCGGCACCGAGGGCGGGCTCACCACCGGTGAGCTGCTGCGGGTCCGCGCCGCGATGAAGCCCATCGCCACCGTGCCGCGCGCCCTGGCCACCGTGGATGTCGTCACCGGCGAGGCCGCCAAGGCCCACCACCAGCGCTCCGACGTCTGCGCCGTCCCGGCCGCGGGCATCGTCGCGGAGGCGATGGTCGCCCTGGTCCTGGCCGACGCGGTCGCGGAGAAGTTCGGCGGCGACAGCGTGGCCGAAACCCACCGCAACGTCCAGTCGTACCTCGACCACCTCCAGATCCGATGA
- a CDS encoding shikimate dehydrogenase codes for MTSTDPAGARRAAVLGSPIAHSLSPVLHRAAYAELGLDDWSYDRFEVDEAALPGFVEGLDASWAGLSLTMPLKRAVIPLLDEISPTAASVEAVNTVVFTEDGRRLGDNTDIPGMIAALRERGVEKVESAAILGAGATASSALAALAVICAGPVTAYVRSRERGDEMRGWGQRLGVDVRVADWAEGARALTAPLVIATTPAGTTDAVATDVPEHPGILFDVLYEPWPTALASAWSARGGAVVGGLDLLVHQALLQVERMTGRVPGPLGAMRLAGEAALAAR; via the coding sequence ATGACCTCGACTGATCCGGCCGGGGCGCGCCGGGCGGCCGTCCTCGGCTCGCCCATCGCCCACTCGCTCTCCCCGGTGCTGCACCGCGCCGCGTACGCCGAGCTCGGCCTCGACGACTGGTCCTACGACCGGTTCGAGGTCGACGAGGCGGCGCTGCCCGGCTTCGTCGAAGGGCTGGACGCCTCCTGGGCGGGGCTCTCCCTCACCATGCCGCTCAAGCGGGCGGTCATCCCGCTGCTGGACGAGATCAGCCCGACCGCCGCCTCCGTGGAGGCCGTCAACACGGTCGTGTTCACCGAGGACGGGCGGCGGCTCGGCGACAACACGGACATCCCCGGCATGATCGCCGCCCTGCGGGAACGCGGCGTCGAGAAGGTCGAGTCCGCCGCGATCCTCGGCGCGGGCGCCACCGCCTCCTCCGCCCTCGCCGCGCTCGCGGTGATCTGCGCCGGACCGGTCACCGCCTACGTACGCAGCCGGGAGCGCGGCGACGAGATGCGGGGCTGGGGGCAGCGGCTCGGCGTGGACGTCCGGGTGGCGGACTGGGCCGAGGGGGCGCGGGCACTCACCGCGCCGCTCGTCATCGCCACGACCCCGGCGGGCACGACCGACGCGGTGGCCACCGACGTACCGGAGCACCCCGGCATCCTCTTCGACGTGCTGTACGAGCCCTGGCCGACCGCGCTGGCCTCGGCCTGGTCCGCGCGCGGCGGCGCGGTCGTCGGCGGGCTCGACCTCCTCGTCCATCAGGCGCTGCTCCAGGTCGAGCGGATGACCGGCCGGGTTCCCGGCCCCCTCGGTGCCATGCGGCTGGCCGGGGAAGCGGCGCTCGCGGCCCGCTGA
- a CDS encoding regulator, translating into MRRLRPSSTNPDDPGPRPSAPTGNIPAELNRFVGREDELAALGGLLEESRLVTVVGAAGVGKSRCVSRIAALLGQSLEKRYCDGVWLAELSPVHDPALLEHTVAEALGLTDHTGRPPRTALVEHLRERRALLVLDGFEHLVDACADLVRELLRRAPGLRVLAAGRRPLLVDGEVTFTLAPMGDEDAVELFTERARSVRPDREPTAGERAAALELCRRLDGVPLALELAAGRLRALSVDQVLLRLDDRFRLLTGGSRGAPPRHRALRTAIGWSHELCTPAQRLLWARLSVFAGQFDLEAAEYVCGGAGLPADAVLDVLDELLAQSVVEREDGVTGTRYRLLESVREYGAEWLAATGDTRRMRRRHRDWFLGLATWCELDWFSPRQAEVAARIDSELPNLRRAMECSMESADEVHLAQHLAGSLWFYWAGCGRLSEGRYWLEHVLEEPTPYDASRLKVLWVLGYVAVLQGDAVGAVSALQECREEAERSGDATAMAYAVHRTGCLAIVTDDPARAEELLRDALGRYREIGELNSNVVMAQVELAMAVAFQGGLDAAADICEEVREVCEDHGERWALAYALYVLAYAALRRGRPERARRILGECLSIGRTFDDLLATALSLELLALVTAVEGDAGEAAVLQGAAERIWPSVGLPLFGSVYFGRPRVECAEQVRRELGEAAYEAGLRAGRRLERAAAVERALGGGGSREHRDTPGAESGPAAGGTRRPAASRMTGRGGPERW; encoded by the coding sequence ATGCGACGCCTGCGGCCCTCCTCCACGAACCCGGACGATCCGGGACCCCGCCCCTCCGCGCCGACCGGCAACATCCCGGCGGAGCTGAACCGGTTCGTGGGCCGTGAGGACGAACTCGCCGCGCTGGGCGGGCTGTTGGAGGAGTCCCGGCTCGTCACCGTCGTCGGGGCGGCGGGGGTGGGCAAGAGCCGGTGCGTCAGCAGAATCGCCGCGCTGCTGGGGCAGTCGTTGGAGAAACGGTACTGCGACGGGGTCTGGCTCGCCGAGCTGTCCCCCGTGCACGACCCCGCCCTGCTGGAACACACCGTGGCCGAGGCGCTGGGTCTGACCGATCACACCGGCCGGCCGCCGCGCACCGCCCTCGTCGAACACCTCCGTGAGCGCCGTGCCCTGCTGGTGCTGGACGGCTTCGAACACCTCGTGGACGCCTGTGCCGATCTCGTACGGGAGTTGCTGCGCCGGGCGCCGGGGCTCCGGGTGCTCGCGGCCGGGCGCCGCCCGCTCCTGGTGGACGGTGAGGTGACGTTCACCCTCGCGCCCATGGGCGACGAGGACGCGGTGGAACTCTTCACCGAGCGGGCCCGTTCGGTGCGGCCGGACCGGGAGCCGACGGCCGGGGAGCGGGCGGCGGCCCTGGAGCTCTGCCGCCGCCTCGACGGGGTTCCGCTGGCGCTCGAACTGGCGGCGGGGCGGCTGCGGGCCCTCTCCGTCGACCAGGTGCTGCTGCGCCTGGACGACCGGTTCCGGCTGCTGACGGGCGGCAGCCGGGGCGCTCCGCCCCGGCACCGGGCGCTGCGTACGGCCATCGGCTGGAGCCATGAGCTGTGCACCCCCGCGCAACGGCTGCTCTGGGCGCGGCTCTCGGTCTTCGCCGGGCAGTTCGACCTGGAGGCGGCGGAGTACGTCTGCGGCGGTGCCGGGCTGCCGGCCGACGCGGTGCTCGACGTCCTGGACGAGCTGCTGGCCCAGTCGGTGGTGGAGCGCGAGGACGGGGTGACCGGGACCCGCTACCGGCTGCTGGAGTCGGTCCGCGAGTACGGCGCCGAGTGGCTGGCCGCGACCGGCGACACCCGGCGGATGCGGCGCCGCCACCGGGACTGGTTCCTGGGGCTCGCCACCTGGTGCGAACTGGACTGGTTCTCCCCGCGCCAGGCGGAGGTGGCGGCCCGGATCGACAGCGAGCTGCCCAACCTGCGCCGGGCGATGGAGTGCTCCATGGAGAGCGCCGACGAGGTCCACCTGGCGCAGCACCTGGCGGGCTCGCTCTGGTTCTACTGGGCCGGGTGCGGCCGGCTCTCGGAGGGGCGGTACTGGCTGGAGCACGTACTGGAGGAGCCGACCCCGTACGACGCCTCGCGGCTCAAGGTGCTGTGGGTGCTGGGTTATGTGGCGGTGCTCCAGGGGGACGCGGTCGGGGCGGTCTCGGCGCTCCAGGAGTGCCGGGAGGAGGCCGAGCGGTCCGGGGACGCCACGGCGATGGCGTACGCGGTCCACCGCACGGGCTGTCTGGCGATCGTGACGGACGACCCGGCGCGCGCAGAGGAGCTGCTGCGCGACGCGCTCGGCCGCTACCGGGAGATCGGCGAGCTGAACAGCAATGTGGTGATGGCGCAGGTCGAGCTGGCGATGGCGGTGGCGTTCCAGGGCGGTCTGGACGCGGCGGCGGACATCTGCGAGGAGGTCCGGGAGGTCTGCGAGGACCACGGGGAGCGGTGGGCGCTGGCGTACGCGCTCTACGTCCTGGCGTACGCGGCGCTGCGGCGGGGGCGGCCGGAGCGGGCGCGGCGGATACTCGGGGAGTGCCTGTCGATCGGCCGGACCTTCGACGATCTGCTGGCCACCGCGCTCTCGCTGGAGCTGCTGGCACTGGTGACGGCGGTGGAGGGCGATGCCGGGGAGGCCGCGGTGCTCCAGGGGGCGGCGGAGCGGATCTGGCCCTCGGTGGGGCTGCCGCTGTTCGGCTCGGTGTACTTCGGGCGGCCCCGGGTGGAGTGCGCGGAGCAGGTGCGGCGGGAGCTGGGGGAGGCGGCGTACGAGGCGGGGCTGCGGGCCGGGAGGCGGCTGGAGCGGGCCGCCGCCGTCGAACGGGCGCTGGGCGGGGGCGGGTCCCGGGAGCACCGCGACACGCCCGGGGCGGAGAGCGGACCGGCGGCCGGCGGAACGCGAAGGCCCGCCGCCTCCCGGATGACCGGGAGGGGCGGGCCGGAGCGCTGGTGA
- a CDS encoding DUF948 domain-containing protein, translating to MAGILVAVFWAILVSFLAVVLVRLAQTLRATTKLVADVTEQAVPLLADASATVRSAQTQLDKVDAIASDVQEVTSNASALSTTVASTFGGPLVKVAAFGYGVRQALGRRTAPEPEPEPARGRSSVRRTVIVGRTVPSARGRKRERRNPRGQKD from the coding sequence GTGGCCGGGATTCTGGTGGCCGTCTTCTGGGCGATCCTGGTCTCGTTCCTCGCCGTGGTGCTGGTGAGGCTCGCCCAGACGCTCAGGGCGACCACCAAGCTCGTGGCGGACGTGACCGAACAGGCCGTTCCGCTGCTGGCCGACGCCTCGGCCACCGTGCGGTCCGCGCAGACCCAGCTGGACAAGGTCGACGCCATCGCGAGCGACGTCCAGGAGGTCACCTCCAACGCCTCCGCGCTCTCCACCACCGTCGCCTCCACCTTCGGCGGACCGCTCGTCAAGGTCGCCGCCTTCGGCTACGGCGTCCGGCAGGCCCTCGGCCGCCGCACCGCCCCCGAGCCCGAACCGGAACCGGCGCGGGGCCGCTCCTCCGTCCGCCGTACGGTGATCGTCGGCCGGACCGTACCCTCGGCGCGCGGACGCAAGCGCGAACGCCGAAACCCCCGCGGACAGAAGGACTGA
- a CDS encoding alanine--tRNA ligase, which translates to MESAEIRRRWLSFFEERGHTVVPSASLIADDPTLLLVPAGMVPFKPYFLGEVKPPAPRVTSVQKCVRTPDIEEVGKTTRHGTFFQMCGNFSFGDYFKEGAIQLAWEALTNSVEDGGFGLEPEKLWITVYLDDDEAEAIWRDKIGVPAERIQRLGKKDNFWSMGVPGPCGPCSEINYDRGPEFGVEGGPAVNDERYVEIWNLVFMQYERGAGDGKEDFPILGDLPSKNIDTGLGLERLAMILQGVQNMYETDTLRVVMDKATELTGVRYGAEKGTDVSLRVVADHIRTSVMLIGDGVTPGNEGRGYVLRRIMRRAIRNMRLMGATGTVVKDLVDVVIDTMGLQYPELITDRKRIETVALAEEAAFLKALKGGTNILETAVTETKAAGGRVLPGDKAFLLHDTWGFPIDLTLEMAAEQGLSVDEDGFRRLMQEQRDKAKADARAKKTGHADLSAYREVADASGATEFTGYTSVAGESTIVGLLVDGVPSPAATEGDEVEVVLDRTPFYAEGGGQLADTGRIRLDTGAVIEIRDVQKPVPGVHVHKGVVQVGEVTVGAPVFASIDATRRRAIARAHSATHLTHQALRDALGPTAAQAGSENSPGRFRFDFGSPAAVPGTVLTDVEQRINEVLSRELDVQAEVMSIDEAKKQGAIAEFGEKYGERVRVVTIGDFSKELCGGTHVHNTAQLGLVKLLGESSIGSGVRRIEALVGVDAYNFLAREHTVVAQLQELVKGRPEELPEKIAGMLGKLKDAEKEIEKFRAEKVLAAAAGLADSAKDVRGVALVTGQVPDGTSADDLRKLVLDVRGRIQGGRPAVVALFTTANGRPLTVIATNEAARERGLKAGDLVRTAAKTLGGGGGGKPDVAQGGGTDPAAIGDAVAAVERLVTETA; encoded by the coding sequence ATGGAGTCGGCTGAAATCCGCCGCCGCTGGCTGAGCTTCTTCGAGGAGCGCGGTCACACCGTCGTGCCTTCGGCGTCGCTCATCGCGGACGACCCGACTCTGCTGCTGGTCCCCGCGGGCATGGTTCCCTTCAAGCCGTACTTCCTCGGCGAGGTCAAGCCGCCCGCCCCGCGCGTCACCAGCGTGCAGAAGTGCGTGCGTACGCCGGACATCGAAGAGGTCGGCAAGACCACCCGCCACGGCACCTTCTTCCAGATGTGCGGGAACTTCTCCTTCGGGGACTACTTCAAGGAAGGCGCCATCCAGCTCGCCTGGGAGGCCCTGACCAACTCCGTCGAGGACGGCGGCTTCGGCCTGGAGCCCGAGAAGCTCTGGATCACGGTCTACCTCGACGACGACGAGGCCGAGGCCATCTGGCGCGACAAGATCGGTGTCCCGGCCGAGCGCATCCAGCGCCTGGGCAAGAAGGACAACTTCTGGTCCATGGGCGTCCCCGGACCCTGCGGCCCCTGTTCGGAGATCAACTACGACCGCGGCCCCGAGTTCGGCGTCGAGGGCGGCCCCGCCGTCAACGACGAGCGGTACGTGGAGATCTGGAACCTGGTCTTCATGCAGTACGAGCGCGGCGCGGGCGACGGCAAGGAGGACTTCCCGATCCTCGGGGACCTGCCGTCCAAGAACATCGACACCGGTCTCGGCCTGGAACGCCTGGCGATGATCCTCCAGGGCGTACAGAACATGTACGAGACCGACACCCTGCGCGTCGTCATGGACAAGGCCACCGAGCTGACCGGCGTCCGCTACGGCGCGGAGAAGGGCACGGACGTCTCGCTCCGCGTCGTCGCCGACCACATCCGTACGTCGGTGATGCTCATCGGCGACGGCGTCACCCCCGGCAACGAGGGCCGCGGCTATGTGCTGCGCCGCATCATGCGCCGCGCCATCCGCAACATGCGCCTCATGGGCGCCACCGGCACGGTCGTCAAGGACCTGGTCGACGTCGTGATCGACACGATGGGGCTCCAGTACCCCGAGCTGATCACCGACCGCAAACGCATCGAGACGGTCGCGCTCGCCGAGGAGGCCGCCTTCCTCAAGGCCCTCAAGGGCGGCACCAACATCCTGGAGACCGCCGTCACCGAGACCAAGGCCGCCGGCGGCCGGGTCCTCCCCGGCGACAAGGCGTTCCTGCTCCACGACACCTGGGGCTTCCCGATCGACCTGACCCTGGAGATGGCTGCCGAGCAGGGGCTCTCCGTGGACGAGGACGGCTTCCGCCGCCTCATGCAGGAGCAGCGCGACAAGGCCAAGGCCGACGCCCGCGCCAAGAAGACCGGCCACGCCGACCTGTCCGCGTACCGCGAGGTCGCCGACGCCTCCGGCGCCACCGAGTTCACCGGCTACACCAGCGTGGCCGGTGAGTCCACCATCGTCGGCCTGCTGGTCGACGGCGTGCCCTCGCCCGCCGCCACCGAGGGCGACGAGGTCGAGGTCGTCCTCGACCGCACCCCCTTCTACGCCGAGGGCGGCGGCCAGCTCGCCGACACCGGCCGCATCCGGCTGGACACCGGCGCCGTGATCGAGATCCGCGACGTCCAGAAGCCGGTCCCCGGCGTCCACGTCCACAAGGGTGTCGTCCAGGTCGGGGAGGTGACGGTCGGGGCCCCCGTCTTCGCCTCCATCGACGCCACCCGCCGCCGGGCCATCGCCCGCGCCCACAGCGCCACCCACCTCACCCACCAGGCGCTGCGCGACGCGCTGGGCCCGACGGCCGCCCAGGCCGGTTCGGAGAACTCCCCGGGCCGCTTCCGCTTCGACTTCGGTTCGCCCGCCGCCGTTCCCGGCACGGTCCTCACCGATGTCGAGCAGCGGATCAACGAGGTCCTCTCGCGTGAACTCGACGTCCAGGCCGAGGTCATGTCGATCGACGAGGCCAAGAAGCAGGGCGCCATCGCCGAGTTCGGCGAGAAGTACGGCGAGCGGGTCCGGGTCGTCACCATCGGCGACTTCTCCAAGGAGCTGTGCGGCGGCACCCACGTCCACAACACCGCCCAGCTCGGCCTGGTCAAGCTGCTCGGCGAGTCCTCCATCGGCTCCGGCGTGCGCCGCATCGAGGCCCTCGTCGGCGTGGACGCGTACAACTTCCTCGCCCGGGAGCACACGGTCGTCGCCCAGCTCCAGGAGCTGGTCAAGGGCCGTCCCGAGGAGCTGCCGGAGAAGATCGCGGGCATGCTCGGCAAGCTGAAGGACGCCGAGAAGGAGATCGAGAAGTTCCGCGCGGAGAAGGTGCTGGCCGCCGCCGCCGGACTGGCCGACTCCGCCAAGGACGTCCGGGGCGTCGCCCTGGTCACCGGCCAGGTCCCCGACGGCACCTCCGCCGACGACCTGCGCAAGCTGGTCCTGGACGTGCGCGGCCGCATCCAGGGCGGCCGCCCGGCCGTGGTGGCCCTGTTCACCACGGCCAACGGCCGCCCGCTCACGGTCATCGCCACCAACGAGGCCGCCCGTGAGCGCGGTCTCAAGGCCGGTGACCTCGTCCGTACGGCCGCCAAGACGCTCGGCGGCGGTGGCGGCGGCAAGCCGGACGTGGCCCAGGGCGGCGGTACGGACCCGGCCGCCATCGGCGACGCCGTCGCCGCGGTCGAACGCCTCGTCACCGAGACCGCGTGA
- a CDS encoding DUF2470 domain-containing protein, giving the protein MPSAAERTRTLVQSTCSALLVVPGLDLARAEPLVPDARSVGPEGDLFLEFPADSPAVRAATHAQGDELTAVLEITDVAPVSVPHRIRGRAWISGWLTSVPGLAEPGRMMLRLEFGEAYVDDLWGAEDIEAEDFRDAAPDPLAGHEAELLQHLAAAHDEQMRTLCGLLGERTARTCSSHQPAAVPVALDRFGLRVRFVEDKGSCFDARFEFPDPVRDVTELRRAMHTLFEAAAS; this is encoded by the coding sequence ATGCCGTCAGCAGCCGAGCGCACACGAACTCTCGTACAGAGTACCTGCTCCGCACTGCTGGTCGTACCGGGGCTCGATCTGGCCCGCGCCGAACCCCTGGTCCCGGACGCCCGGAGCGTGGGGCCCGAGGGCGATCTGTTCCTCGAATTCCCCGCGGACTCCCCGGCCGTACGGGCCGCGACCCACGCGCAGGGCGACGAGCTGACGGCCGTGCTGGAGATCACGGACGTCGCCCCGGTCTCCGTACCGCACCGCATCCGGGGCCGCGCCTGGATCTCCGGCTGGCTCACCTCCGTACCCGGACTCGCCGAACCGGGCCGGATGATGCTGCGGCTGGAGTTCGGAGAGGCGTACGTCGACGACCTCTGGGGCGCCGAGGACATCGAGGCGGAGGACTTCCGGGACGCGGCCCCCGATCCGCTGGCCGGCCACGAGGCGGAGCTGCTCCAGCACCTGGCCGCCGCCCACGACGAGCAGATGCGCACCCTGTGCGGGCTGCTCGGCGAGCGCACCGCCCGGACCTGCTCCTCCCACCAGCCCGCCGCGGTGCCCGTGGCGCTGGACCGCTTCGGGCTGCGGGTGCGCTTCGTGGAGGACAAGGGGTCCTGCTTCGACGCCCGCTTCGAGTTCCCGGACCCGGTGCGGGACGTCACCGAGCTGCGCCGGGCCATGCACACCCTCTTCGAGGCGGCCGCGTCCTGA